The following are from one region of the Paenibacillus sp. JZ16 genome:
- a CDS encoding Lrp/AsnC family transcriptional regulator, protein MQLDQTDYQILRLLTENSRIQWKDLGKQIHMTGQAVGNRIKKLEESGVITAYSLIIDEMRLGLAYTAFVIIHMKTANHDSFIRFIMDQNEIVEAHRISGEGCYHLTIKVSSQDQLNLFLNKLLDYGNYSLNLSIQKIKQRSTLTAAPNE, encoded by the coding sequence ATGCAACTTGATCAAACGGATTATCAGATCCTTCGGTTACTAACCGAAAATTCAAGGATTCAATGGAAAGACTTAGGGAAACAAATTCATATGACTGGACAAGCAGTAGGCAATCGTATCAAAAAACTTGAGGAAAGCGGTGTAATTACAGCCTATTCCCTAATCATCGATGAAATGAGATTAGGGCTTGCTTATACAGCATTTGTTATTATTCATATGAAAACAGCAAATCACGATTCGTTTATTCGTTTTATTATGGATCAAAATGAGATAGTTGAAGCACATCGAATTTCGGGAGAAGGCTGTTACCATTTAACGATAAAAGTTTCATCCCAAGATCAACTGAACCTTTTTCTTAATAAACTTCTCGATTATGGGAATTACAGCTTGAATCTGTCCATACAAAAAATCAAACAACGCAGTACGTTGACCGCCGCACCAAATGAATAG
- a CDS encoding ABC transporter ATP-binding protein has protein sequence MTTLIEFKNVTKAYPIGEVTIQALAGVDFSILEGEFVVILGASGAGKSTILNILGGMDTATSGQVFVGDQEITGWSEKRLTEYRGEQVGFVFQFYNLIPNLNALENVEFATEVCKDHLDARDILHKVGLTDRMKNFPSQLSGGEQQRVAIARAVAKNPALLLCDEPTGALDYVTGKSVLKLLQDLNRETKTCVVLVTHNSAIAPMADKVIRVKSGKIESITINEHKQSVEGIEW, from the coding sequence GTGACAACGTTAATCGAATTCAAAAACGTAACCAAGGCTTATCCAATCGGCGAAGTGACGATTCAAGCCCTTGCGGGTGTTGACTTCTCCATATTAGAGGGGGAATTCGTCGTGATCCTAGGGGCCAGCGGGGCGGGGAAAAGCACGATTTTGAACATTCTCGGCGGGATGGATACCGCTACCTCGGGACAAGTGTTTGTGGGGGATCAAGAGATTACGGGATGGAGCGAGAAGAGATTAACCGAATACCGCGGCGAGCAGGTTGGCTTCGTCTTTCAATTCTATAACCTGATTCCGAATTTGAATGCGCTGGAGAACGTGGAATTTGCGACAGAGGTATGTAAGGACCATCTGGACGCCCGTGATATTTTACATAAGGTTGGACTAACAGATCGGATGAAGAACTTCCCTTCCCAGCTCTCTGGCGGCGAACAGCAAAGAGTTGCGATCGCAAGAGCGGTTGCCAAGAATCCCGCGCTGCTCCTCTGCGACGAACCCACCGGTGCTCTGGATTATGTGACAGGGAAATCGGTCTTAAAGCTGCTTCAAGATTTGAACCGGGAAACGAAGACCTGCGTCGTGCTGGTCACCCATAATTCGGCCATCGCGCCCATGGCGGATAAAGTGATCCGCGTCAAGAGCGGGAAGATCGAGAGCATCACGATCAATGAGCACAAACAAAGCGTTGAAGGGATCGAGTGGTGA
- a CDS encoding ABC transporter permease, which yields MKVLALKLLRDMRQSVGQFIAIVLVIAVGAFFYTGLVTLSDNLSGYTKGYFQEHNLSDLNVYYSQISAEDVAGFRDIEGIHHIEGRYSVQAEQAFEDDKALLTVHSIPVPNAINTSRMMEGRMPAGPNEILLDSHYAEAHHYRVGDTISLRVNDKDMTFTISGLNENVEHAKKNETQDHQAYGIAYIPEETIPEIAGSMFYNEILIDAKDGYDMDQLGQAIEAHSQSLPYISQVSKERTFNYSQTQQTIHNNKLMSRVIPIVLFLIEAVILFLIMSRIIDSQRNQVGIMKALGVKKRSIMLHYMGYPVLAGVIGSILGYAIAAALFIPLITTSIGRSYSLPDLTFTLSFFTLLPPMICSSAFGMLSCYFSGRAILQERAAQAMRPKPPKKMKKLLIEQVPGMWSRLPYSYKIILRNIFLNKQKAFASSVGVVVSTVLLITAFGTQTALLKVAGQIEEVNTYDLRVDYAIGSFPDMAALPSGIAERYGLSTYPVELIRGENKENATLVVTEQDNELIRFYDEQGNRLSLEDHGVLVPKSYADQYHIAEGDTIQLQFTAPELNQTIVDMKVLDISTQYSNPSFYSTPNYMKSVGIDYDPSSLLVSVHSAADLAGVRSFFEQDPQVEAIVDKDDLKKSAQYMLKQNSFIFIMFIICAVILSFGAIYTISSINIYERNRELATLKVLGYPKRKINRLIFSENMLLTAFAVIVALPISCYVYSIIIKALSSTHQQIPDQLNLVIMLASVALAFFLTLLSNLMLRKKVTRIHMIESLKGVE from the coding sequence ATGAAGGTTTTAGCGTTGAAATTATTAAGGGACATGAGACAGTCGGTAGGACAATTCATAGCCATTGTATTGGTTATTGCGGTGGGAGCCTTTTTCTACACGGGGCTGGTTACCTTAAGTGACAATCTTAGCGGCTATACGAAGGGGTATTTTCAAGAACATAATCTAAGCGACTTGAACGTTTATTACAGTCAAATTTCCGCTGAGGATGTGGCCGGTTTTCGAGACATCGAAGGCATTCATCATATCGAAGGGCGTTATAGCGTCCAGGCCGAACAGGCTTTTGAAGATGATAAAGCCTTATTAACGGTGCATTCGATCCCTGTACCTAATGCAATCAACACATCCAGGATGATGGAGGGCAGGATGCCAGCAGGGCCGAATGAGATCCTGTTGGACTCCCACTATGCCGAGGCACATCATTACCGTGTAGGTGATACCATCAGCCTCCGTGTGAATGACAAGGACATGACGTTCACGATTAGCGGCTTGAATGAAAATGTGGAGCATGCCAAGAAGAACGAAACCCAGGACCATCAAGCTTATGGAATCGCTTATATCCCCGAAGAGACCATACCTGAAATCGCAGGCAGCATGTTCTACAATGAGATCCTGATTGATGCCAAGGACGGTTACGATATGGACCAGTTAGGCCAAGCCATTGAAGCACATTCCCAGTCCCTCCCTTATATAAGCCAGGTCAGTAAAGAACGGACCTTCAACTATTCCCAGACCCAGCAGACGATTCATAATAATAAGCTGATGAGCAGGGTGATCCCGATCGTTCTCTTTTTGATTGAAGCGGTGATTCTGTTTCTGATCATGTCGAGGATTATCGATTCCCAGCGAAATCAAGTGGGCATTATGAAGGCATTAGGGGTGAAAAAAAGAAGCATCATGCTGCATTACATGGGCTACCCTGTGCTGGCAGGCGTCATCGGCTCCATCTTGGGCTATGCCATCGCCGCCGCTCTATTCATTCCACTCATTACAACGTCGATTGGAAGAAGCTACTCCCTGCCTGACCTGACATTCACCCTCTCGTTCTTTACGCTCCTACCTCCGATGATCTGCTCCAGTGCGTTTGGCATGCTGTCCTGCTATTTCAGCGGCAGAGCGATCCTACAAGAACGTGCTGCCCAGGCGATGCGTCCGAAACCGCCCAAGAAGATGAAGAAGCTGCTCATCGAGCAAGTTCCGGGCATGTGGAGCCGGCTTCCCTACAGCTACAAGATCATTCTACGAAATATATTCCTAAATAAACAAAAAGCATTCGCAAGCTCCGTTGGCGTTGTGGTCAGTACGGTTTTGTTGATCACGGCTTTTGGCACGCAGACGGCCCTGCTCAAGGTAGCCGGCCAGATTGAAGAGGTGAATACGTATGATTTACGAGTCGATTATGCGATAGGATCGTTCCCCGATATGGCAGCACTGCCGTCCGGCATAGCAGAACGTTATGGGTTGTCCACCTACCCTGTGGAACTCATCCGAGGGGAAAACAAAGAAAACGCTACGCTGGTGGTTACGGAGCAGGATAATGAGCTGATTCGCTTTTATGATGAACAAGGCAACCGGCTATCGTTAGAGGATCATGGCGTGCTGGTACCGAAATCTTACGCGGATCAATATCATATTGCTGAAGGGGATACAATCCAGCTTCAATTCACGGCACCGGAGCTTAACCAAACCATCGTCGATATGAAGGTTCTGGATATCTCCACACAATACTCGAATCCATCGTTCTACAGCACACCGAATTATATGAAGAGTGTGGGTATCGACTACGATCCTTCTTCTCTGTTAGTGAGCGTCCATAGCGCTGCCGATCTGGCGGGCGTTCGCAGCTTCTTCGAACAGGACCCGCAGGTGGAGGCCATTGTGGACAAGGATGATCTCAAGAAATCTGCGCAATATATGCTGAAGCAAAACAGCTTTATTTTCATCATGTTTATCATCTGTGCCGTCATTCTGTCCTTCGGCGCCATCTATACGATCTCTTCCATCAATATTTATGAAAGGAATCGTGAGCTTGCCACCCTGAAGGTATTAGGCTATCCCAAACGTAAAATCAACCGGCTGATCTTCTCTGAGAACATGCTGTTAACCGCTTTTGCGGTCATTGTTGCCCTGCCGATCAGCTGTTATGTTTATTCCATCATTATCAAGGCGCTTTCGAGTACGCATCAGCAAATTCCCGATCAATTAAACCTTGTGATTATGCTGGCGTCGGTTGCGCTGGCATTCTTCCTGACCCTTCTCTCCAACCTTATGCTGCGGAAGAAAGTGACGCGGATTCATATGATCGAGTCGTTGAAGGGGGTGGAGTGA